GCCCAGGCCAAGCGTAAGCGTCGGCCTGGGAAAAGTGCGCCCCTCAAACATGAAAAGCCCCAACGGGGCGGCACTAAATACGCTAGCAGTTAAATATCCTTATCGGCGCGGGGGTCTGAACCGCGCCTGCGGCATCAACTTCTTCATCACTCGTTTGAACCGCTCTCCCTGCAGCGCGGAGATCACTAACTTCCGAACGGAAGTGGGAAGATGCTTCATTTGCCACGCGTGTTCCGCTTCGGCGGACCTGCCCAATGCCGCGACGGCTTTCAGGGCATAAATGCACGGCCCGAGGCTGTGGTCAGCCATGTGGGCCGTGGCCACCGCATGTCCCGCGGCCCGCGCCGCTGCCCGGGCAGATTGGTTGGCAACCTTTCGAGCTGCGGCATGCGCGGCAACCGCCGCTTTTTGCGCATCGCCGACGGTAACCTTCCCTTTCGCCCAAGCCCGGGCAACGCGGATGGCGCGCTTTGGCCGCTGATCGGCACTGTGCTTTTGGAAAAGCGGAAGGACATGCTCGGCACAATCGGCGGCCCAAGCGGCAAGCAGGCGGTGCTTTTTGATGTCCAGAAGTCCGCCCCGATGAACGGCCACAAACCGGCGATCTCGCATGTTAATCGCTCTTAGTTTTTAACTCATCATACACGCGCGCTGTTAGCCCCGGGCTCTGCCCGGGGGTTGAACCGCCAAAACGCGCACCATGTTAGCCATTACGCCTCCTCTTCACTACAGTTGGCTCCGGCGACCTTGTTAGGCGACGTCACCTTCATTTTTTATCTGAGCTTTGCGTTTTAGACTCGGCCATGATCTTCCAGGAGATGCCAAAGCGATCCATTACGATTCCGTATCGCGCTGCAAAAAATGTTTCCAGCAAAGGAATTTGGATCTGACCACCCTCGCTGAGAGCCGCGAATAACCGTTCGGCTTTCTCCGGAGTTTCAACTCGGAGAGCAAACGCGAAGCCTGCAAAGGTTGTTTCGGGTGGCGACTTCTCGCAACCGCAGTCTGACGCCATAATCTCCGTGGAACCGATGCGAAATGTTGCGTGAAATATTTTCTCCTCCATTCCTGGCCTCCGTTGGGAATGGTCTGGACAATCGCGAAACCGCATCATGAAGAGAACCTCAGCTTCAATCGTCCTGCAATAGAACTCGACCGCTTCTTCGGTGCGCCCGTAGAAATTTAGCGTGGTTTGAACGTTCATGAATTGCCTTATGCGTCAAGTCGCCTAACAAGTGATTGTGCCGCATTTCTGCGGCGCGGTAAGACTGCAATTTAGCGCGATAGCTCCTGGTCGTCAAACGTGTGGCTCGTGTATCTGGTTAGTGGGACAATTTGGCCATAGCTCGACGGTGTAAGTCGGACGATTCCGCCACATAAAAAATCAAATTGTTCCACGACCTGATTCTGTAGGCCGTCGAATAAATATACCGCGGTTCGTTAGTTCATGTTTCCTGTGCATGAACTGCACGGCGCCACGCTCCTGCTGCGGGTGGCGGCTGCCGTGCAAGACCGCCAGCACCGTTACCCGATTCTCATGAAACCTGTAATAAATGACGTATGGAAATCGGGGCAGCACAGTATAGCGCACTTCGAGAT
The genomic region above belongs to Pirellulales bacterium and contains:
- a CDS encoding VOC family protein encodes the protein MNVQTTLNFYGRTEEAVEFYCRTIEAEVLFMMRFRDCPDHSQRRPGMEEKIFHATFRIGSTEIMASDCGCEKSPPETTFAGFAFALRVETPEKAERLFAALSEGGQIQIPLLETFFAARYGIVMDRFGISWKIMAESKTQSSDKK